The following DNA comes from Clostridiales bacterium.
CTGTAATCCATGAATATGGCTCCATGGGAGGACTTTTTCCGCTCCACGTTATGATTTAAATAAAATCTATTATTATCGGCTTGTACGACAGGATAATCGATTTTTGTACCAGCTATTTTGATCCACCCGACAACATCTTTATTAATATCAAGAAGACTCTCAAACCTACCGGCATACTGCCCGTGTAAATTTGGATCTGAACTATCCATTTTGTCGATACTTCCTGCATCACCAAATTTATGATATTCCTCGCTCAAATTTTTATTGAGAACTGTGTTGGAATAACCATCATACAAATAGATGCCGATGTTTATACCGCTGTATAGCAGGATAGCAGACAGTATGACAATTAAAACCTTCCTGATCCTATTTCTCTTCTTAAACATAAATAGACTCCTAATCAAGGGGCTGTCTCAAA
Coding sequences within:
- the srtB gene encoding class B sortase produces the protein MFKKRNRIRKVLIVILSAILLYSGINIGIYLYDGYSNTVLNKNLSEEYHKFGDAGSIDKMDSSDPNLHGQYAGRFESLLDINKDVVGWIKIAGTKIDYPVVQADNNRFYLNHNVERKKSSHGAIFMDYRNTGDRDFNTVIYGHSLKDGTMFGSLLNYKDPAFCLKHKTIEYDSLEQSMKWRIFSVYIFHQGSDFIQVYFDSDEEYARYLNIISRNSIYETGIEVTKGDKILTLVTCSYEFNDARLVICAKRI